The following coding sequences are from one Arthrobacter sp. 24S4-2 window:
- the purM gene encoding phosphoribosylformylglycinamidine cyclo-ligase: protein MTSASPAAGNASETARGITYASAGVDVEAGDRAVELMKDAVKATHNSSVIGGVGGFAGLYDVSKLLTYKRPLLATSTDGVGTKVAIAQAMDIHDTIGFDLVGMVVDDIVVVGAEPLYMTDYIACGKVVPERIADIVRGIAAACSVAGTALVGGETAEHPGLLGEHEYDVAGAATGVVEASELLGPDRVRAGDVVIGMASSGLHSNGYSLVRRVINHAGWALDRQVSELGRTLGEELLEPTRVYAADCLDLARTFPVSGSAAGKAVHGFSHVTGGGLAANLARVLPQGLIATVDRATWELPAIFKLVSELGNVPLADLERTLNLGVGMVAIVSPEAADAAVNRLNDRGLPSWIMGTVEENSDSIVKTGPDYVQGAKGVDGGAVRLVNAYA from the coding sequence ATGACTTCCGCATCACCCGCCGCCGGCAACGCCTCAGAGACAGCCCGCGGCATCACATACGCCTCCGCCGGCGTCGACGTCGAAGCGGGTGACCGCGCCGTTGAACTGATGAAGGACGCCGTCAAGGCCACCCACAATTCCTCGGTGATCGGGGGCGTTGGCGGCTTCGCCGGGCTCTACGACGTCTCGAAGCTCCTCACCTACAAGCGCCCGCTGCTGGCCACGTCCACGGACGGCGTAGGCACCAAGGTGGCCATCGCCCAGGCCATGGACATCCACGACACCATCGGTTTCGACCTGGTGGGCATGGTGGTTGACGACATCGTAGTGGTAGGCGCCGAGCCGCTCTACATGACCGACTACATCGCCTGCGGCAAGGTGGTCCCCGAGCGCATCGCGGACATCGTCCGCGGCATCGCGGCCGCCTGCTCCGTGGCCGGCACCGCCCTGGTGGGCGGCGAAACCGCCGAGCACCCGGGCCTGCTGGGCGAGCACGAGTACGACGTCGCCGGTGCCGCCACCGGTGTTGTCGAGGCCTCCGAGCTGCTCGGCCCGGACCGTGTCCGTGCCGGCGACGTTGTGATCGGCATGGCCTCCTCCGGCCTGCACTCCAACGGCTACTCCCTGGTCCGCCGCGTCATCAACCACGCCGGGTGGGCCCTGGACCGCCAAGTCTCCGAACTCGGCCGCACCCTGGGCGAGGAGCTCCTGGAACCGACCCGCGTCTACGCCGCCGACTGCCTGGACCTGGCACGCACCTTCCCGGTGAGCGGCTCCGCAGCCGGCAAGGCCGTGCACGGCTTCAGCCACGTCACCGGCGGAGGCCTCGCGGCCAACCTGGCCCGTGTTCTCCCGCAGGGCCTCATTGCCACGGTGGACCGCGCCACGTGGGAACTGCCTGCCATCTTCAAACTGGTCTCGGAACTGGGCAATGTGCCGCTGGCCGACCTCGAGCGCACGCTGAACCTCGGCGTGGGCATGGTGGCAATCGTCTCCCCCGAGGCCGCCGACGCCGCCGTGAACCGTCTGAACGACCGCGGCCTGCCCTCCTGGATCATGGGCACCGTCGAAGAGAACTCGGACTCCATCGTCAAGACCGGCCCGGACTACGTCCAGGGTGCCAAGGGTGTTGACGGCGGCGCAGTCCGACTGGTGAACGCCTACGCCTAA
- a CDS encoding amino acid ABC transporter ATP-binding protein, which yields MTTGTAEQKPLVRAEDVRKSFGNNEVLKGIDLEIRRGEVVCIIGASGSGKSTFLRCVNHLEKIDGGLLRVEDRVVGYRLKGHKLHEQSHNEICADRAGIGMVFQHFNLFPHMTVLENLMEAPLRVLRQRKDEVRRRALGLLEEVGLAEKAQAYPRHLSGGQQQRVAIARALCMEPKLMLFDEPTSALDPELVGEVLRVMKNLARTGMTMIVVTHEMGFARDVADRVVFMHGGRILEEGPAEAVINHPQHERTRAFLSAVL from the coding sequence ATGACAACCGGGACAGCAGAACAAAAGCCGCTGGTGCGCGCCGAGGACGTCCGAAAGAGCTTCGGCAACAACGAGGTCCTCAAAGGCATCGATCTTGAAATCCGGCGCGGCGAAGTGGTCTGTATCATCGGCGCGTCCGGATCGGGAAAGAGTACCTTCCTGCGGTGCGTGAACCATCTGGAAAAGATCGACGGCGGGCTGCTCCGCGTGGAGGACCGGGTGGTGGGCTACCGCCTCAAGGGCCACAAGCTGCACGAGCAGTCCCACAACGAGATCTGCGCCGACCGGGCCGGCATCGGCATGGTCTTCCAGCATTTCAACCTCTTCCCGCACATGACCGTCCTCGAAAACCTCATGGAAGCCCCGCTGAGGGTGCTCAGGCAGCGGAAGGACGAGGTCCGGCGTCGGGCCCTCGGACTCCTGGAGGAGGTGGGGCTGGCAGAGAAGGCGCAGGCCTATCCTCGCCATCTCTCGGGCGGGCAGCAGCAGCGTGTGGCGATCGCCCGTGCGCTTTGCATGGAACCGAAGCTGATGCTCTTTGACGAGCCCACGTCCGCCCTGGATCCGGAACTCGTCGGCGAGGTCCTGCGCGTCATGAAAAACCTTGCCCGGACCGGCATGACGATGATTGTGGTCACGCACGAAATGGGGTTCGCCAGGGATGTGGCTGACCGTGTGGTGTTTATGCACGGTGGACGCATCCTTGAAGAAGGTCCAGCTGAAGCGGTCATCAACCATCCGCAGCACGAACGGACGCGCGCCTTTCTGTCCGCCGTACTTTAG
- a CDS encoding amino acid ABC transporter permease produces the protein MSIPKTASARGEYTVVTARHPWRWVAAAAVAAVVLLVLASAVTNPRFGWDKVALYFRDTTIVNGIGITLMLTLVCMAVGVALGVILAVMQLSANPVVKTSAGMYVTIFRGTPVLVQLLFWFNLSALYPEITFGIPGVSLDANQLITPLAAAILGLGLNEAAYMSEIVRAGIQSIDQGQGEAAGALGMSRLQTLFRVILPQAMRVIIPPTGNEFIGMLKMTSLVSVIAVPELLYSAQIIYSKNLQVVPLLLVASIWYIIFTTVFSVGQGYVERRFSRGTSRSLPPSAAERLRRFFRVHSPQASGRGSQS, from the coding sequence ATGAGCATTCCAAAGACCGCCAGCGCCAGGGGAGAGTACACCGTGGTTACGGCCCGGCACCCATGGCGCTGGGTCGCCGCAGCGGCGGTCGCCGCCGTCGTCCTTCTCGTTCTTGCCTCAGCCGTGACGAACCCGCGCTTCGGTTGGGACAAAGTGGCCCTGTACTTCCGGGACACCACAATCGTCAACGGCATTGGCATCACGCTGATGCTGACCCTCGTCTGCATGGCAGTGGGCGTTGCCCTGGGCGTCATCCTGGCCGTAATGCAGCTCTCCGCCAATCCGGTGGTCAAGACTTCAGCCGGCATGTATGTGACGATCTTCCGCGGCACTCCTGTGCTGGTGCAGCTGCTGTTCTGGTTCAATCTGTCAGCGCTGTATCCCGAAATCACGTTCGGTATCCCGGGCGTCAGCCTGGATGCCAATCAGCTGATCACACCGCTGGCCGCGGCAATCCTGGGCCTGGGCCTCAACGAAGCGGCCTACATGTCGGAGATCGTCCGTGCCGGGATCCAGTCCATTGACCAGGGCCAGGGCGAGGCTGCCGGCGCCCTGGGAATGTCCCGCCTGCAGACCCTGTTCCGGGTGATCCTGCCGCAGGCCATGCGGGTGATCATCCCGCCCACCGGCAACGAGTTCATCGGAATGCTGAAAATGACATCACTGGTCAGCGTCATCGCCGTCCCGGAACTGCTCTATTCAGCGCAGATCATCTACTCAAAGAACCTCCAGGTGGTGCCGCTGCTGCTCGTGGCCAGCATCTGGTACATCATTTTCACCACCGTGTTCAGCGTTGGCCAGGGCTACGTGGAACGGCGTTTCTCCCGCGGTACCTCCCGGTCCTTGCCGCCGTCCGCGGCCGAGCGCCTGCGTCGTTTCTTCAGGGTCCACTCCCCACAAGCCTCAGGAAGGGGCAGCCAATCATGA
- a CDS encoding ABC transporter substrate-binding protein translates to MSHRNVVTTGPWLLAAIVGLSGCTNASLEGGSAAAHPLPGQNGAISAAPLNQTAADLLPAEVRSKGTLLVGTDPTFPPYEFYAEDNKTVTGWDADFARALGETLGLEVKMIPATFDTILPGVGSQKYDVGISGFNVTAERKKNADFATYMNSGSGLAVKQGNPKNLALDAMKLCGTKIGGEKGTSQGIETLPAFSKQCMDAGRPPIDIQLFPSQHEANLALTSGRVDGVLSGDIGMAYASKLSGGSFELAPGTGWDPTAVGIAMPKGSPLTKAVVAAVEALVASDTYTSINAKYGIPDSVKVSADQVDAGATR, encoded by the coding sequence ATGTCTCATCGTAATGTCGTGACCACCGGCCCTTGGCTGCTCGCAGCCATCGTGGGGCTGAGCGGTTGCACCAACGCATCCCTTGAGGGCGGGAGCGCCGCCGCTCACCCCCTGCCTGGGCAGAACGGCGCCATATCCGCCGCGCCGCTCAACCAGACGGCCGCTGACCTGCTGCCCGCGGAGGTCAGGTCCAAGGGAACCTTGCTGGTCGGAACAGACCCGACCTTCCCGCCCTACGAGTTCTACGCCGAGGACAACAAGACAGTGACAGGCTGGGACGCAGACTTCGCCAGGGCCCTCGGGGAAACCCTTGGCCTCGAAGTGAAGATGATCCCGGCCACCTTTGACACCATCCTCCCGGGAGTGGGATCGCAAAAGTACGACGTCGGCATCTCCGGATTCAACGTCACCGCTGAGCGGAAGAAGAACGCCGACTTCGCCACCTACATGAACAGCGGCTCGGGCCTGGCAGTCAAGCAGGGGAATCCGAAGAACCTCGCCCTTGACGCCATGAAGCTGTGCGGCACCAAGATCGGCGGCGAAAAGGGAACGTCGCAGGGCATCGAAACCCTGCCGGCCTTTTCGAAGCAGTGCATGGACGCGGGGCGGCCCCCGATCGACATCCAGCTCTTCCCCTCCCAGCACGAGGCCAACCTGGCCCTCACCTCCGGCCGTGTGGACGGCGTCCTGTCCGGAGACATCGGCATGGCCTACGCCAGCAAACTGTCCGGAGGCTCCTTCGAACTTGCCCCCGGCACCGGCTGGGATCCCACGGCTGTGGGCATCGCCATGCCGAAGGGCTCGCCGCTGACCAAGGCCGTCGTGGCGGCCGTCGAGGCGCTGGTGGCAAGTGACACCTACACCTCGATCAACGCCAAGTACGGCATCCCCGATTCCGTGAAGGTCAGCGCGGACCAGGTCGACGCAGGTGCCACCCGGTGA
- a CDS encoding succinylglutamate desuccinylase/aspartoacylase family protein: MTLCIPRIPGIDFLAAGRQFGYLEIEHSDNAHDAAVIPSPIAVLNGGPGPTVLLIAGTHGDEYEGQILLQELIRSTNPEEVSGRLIILPALNIAAVREGRRVASVDGVNLNRALPGDAGGGPAQQIASIVAEELLPLADFVMDIHSGGIASEYVPSAFVYHGPTPELWAQKTAAVAAFNAPYSVVVQPMLKSGSISGAADRAGVPMISTELGGGGTVSLRILERARTGLRALLGHWGLLAIGQPPGHARERATVLPGAQSPVRWVELTPLSPVNSTMAGLFEPTVELGQSVAAGDVVARVHSVEELDRPSKEFFAPIDGVVAIVRHPAPVNVGTTMVNIAVDHGTTHPEGNYVSS, encoded by the coding sequence ATGACCCTGTGTATCCCCCGAATTCCCGGTATTGATTTCTTGGCTGCGGGCAGGCAGTTCGGTTACCTGGAGATCGAACATTCGGATAACGCCCACGACGCGGCCGTTATCCCGTCCCCTATCGCTGTTCTCAACGGCGGCCCGGGCCCCACAGTGCTTTTGATCGCCGGAACCCACGGCGATGAGTACGAAGGCCAGATCCTCCTGCAGGAGCTCATCCGGTCCACCAATCCGGAGGAAGTCTCCGGACGCCTCATCATCCTGCCCGCGCTGAACATCGCTGCGGTCAGGGAAGGGCGCCGGGTTGCCAGCGTGGACGGCGTGAACCTCAACAGGGCCCTTCCAGGCGACGCCGGCGGTGGGCCCGCCCAGCAAATTGCTTCCATCGTGGCGGAGGAGCTCCTCCCGCTGGCGGATTTCGTCATGGACATCCATTCCGGCGGAATCGCCTCCGAATACGTGCCTTCAGCGTTCGTCTACCACGGACCCACGCCGGAACTTTGGGCACAAAAGACCGCAGCCGTGGCAGCCTTCAACGCGCCGTACTCGGTGGTGGTGCAGCCCATGCTGAAATCCGGCTCCATCAGCGGCGCCGCCGACCGGGCCGGTGTTCCCATGATCTCCACCGAACTGGGCGGCGGCGGGACGGTATCACTGCGGATCCTGGAGCGCGCCCGGACAGGACTCCGGGCCCTTCTGGGCCACTGGGGCCTCCTCGCGATCGGGCAGCCCCCGGGACATGCCAGGGAAAGGGCCACCGTCCTACCGGGCGCCCAATCCCCGGTCCGGTGGGTGGAACTCACGCCGCTGTCCCCGGTGAACTCCACCATGGCCGGACTCTTCGAACCCACCGTTGAGCTGGGGCAATCCGTGGCGGCGGGGGACGTCGTGGCCAGGGTCCATTCAGTCGAGGAACTCGACCGCCCATCCAAGGAATTCTTTGCACCCATTGACGGGGTGGTTGCCATCGTTCGGCATCCGGCCCCCGTCAACGTCGGCACCACCATGGTCAACATCGCCGTTGACCATGGAACAACTCACCCGGAAGGCAACTATGTCTCATCGTAA
- a CDS encoding GntR family transcriptional regulator, whose product MAAQVARKMRPLSEQVYERISDEIVNGVVEPGAPLVQEQLADEYGVSRTPVRDALNRLVHEGLATLVPGAGYFATTLTPSNVAEVYEVRKALEIMAIRQFGAQYSPLELARLELMIAEGSASADAEALFAATRRFHLNIAAPCPNKFLLTTLESVWDNPVQRLISRSYPLDEAKLARVADAHSKILAAARAGDPDLLISLLDLCHEQD is encoded by the coding sequence ATGGCTGCGCAAGTTGCCAGGAAGATGCGGCCGCTGAGCGAGCAGGTCTACGAGCGGATCAGCGACGAAATCGTCAACGGCGTGGTTGAGCCGGGCGCACCCCTGGTCCAGGAGCAGCTTGCGGACGAATACGGAGTTTCAAGAACCCCGGTCCGCGATGCGCTGAACCGGCTGGTACACGAGGGTTTGGCAACTTTGGTTCCGGGCGCCGGATACTTCGCGACGACCTTGACGCCGTCGAACGTGGCAGAGGTCTATGAGGTCCGCAAGGCCCTGGAGATCATGGCCATCAGGCAGTTCGGCGCCCAGTATTCGCCTTTGGAGCTGGCCCGGCTGGAGCTGATGATCGCCGAGGGATCCGCCAGCGCCGACGCGGAGGCGCTGTTCGCGGCAACACGGCGGTTCCACCTGAACATCGCAGCGCCGTGCCCGAACAAATTCCTGCTGACCACCCTCGAATCCGTGTGGGACAACCCCGTCCAGCGCCTGATCAGCCGCTCATATCCGCTGGACGAGGCCAAGCTGGCCCGCGTTGCCGATGCGCACAGCAAGATTCTGGCCGCAGCCAGGGCCGGCGACCCTGACCTCCTGATTTCCCTCCTGGATCTGTGCCACGAGCAGGACTAG
- a CDS encoding VOC family protein, with amino-acid sequence MTGRTTFKAGEICWADLQTKDVPAAKTFYAAVFGWRYENLPTPDGRSYSKAFLGDDLVTVIAPQNPQQEASGTPAQWNIYFAAADAGAIVEETPHAGGAVEFGPEEVGDTGIMVFLAPPGGGTTGVWQPGTHTGAARYNEPGALAWAELLTPEPQAAVAFFQQLFGHDVTEYPQDDGGTYTTLMVDSAEVAGIAALPADDADDADEEDEAEFWGAEPEYPAGNGDKAEPDEHALQTGWQVYFGVSSVADAVAAAVAAGAIVLIEPEGDPDDEDAGSVATLQDPQGGVFSVLEV; translated from the coding sequence GTGACCGGGCGCACCACGTTCAAGGCGGGTGAGATCTGCTGGGCCGACCTTCAGACCAAGGACGTGCCCGCGGCCAAGACCTTCTATGCGGCAGTGTTTGGCTGGCGCTACGAGAATCTGCCCACCCCGGACGGGCGCAGCTATTCGAAGGCCTTCCTGGGCGATGACCTCGTCACCGTCATCGCGCCGCAGAACCCGCAGCAGGAAGCCTCCGGAACGCCCGCGCAGTGGAACATCTACTTTGCTGCCGCTGATGCCGGAGCCATAGTGGAGGAAACCCCGCATGCCGGCGGCGCAGTGGAGTTCGGACCGGAGGAAGTGGGGGACACCGGCATCATGGTCTTCCTGGCGCCTCCCGGCGGCGGCACCACCGGGGTCTGGCAGCCCGGAACCCATACCGGCGCCGCCCGCTACAACGAGCCCGGCGCGCTTGCCTGGGCGGAGCTGCTGACCCCGGAGCCCCAGGCCGCCGTCGCTTTCTTCCAGCAGCTGTTCGGTCATGACGTCACCGAGTACCCGCAGGACGACGGCGGCACGTACACCACGCTGATGGTGGACTCGGCCGAGGTGGCAGGGATCGCTGCGCTCCCGGCGGACGATGCCGACGATGCCGACGAGGAGGACGAGGCGGAGTTCTGGGGTGCGGAGCCGGAGTACCCCGCCGGCAACGGGGACAAAGCGGAGCCGGACGAGCATGCATTGCAGACGGGCTGGCAGGTCTATTTTGGCGTCTCCAGCGTCGCGGACGCGGTGGCCGCCGCTGTCGCCGCGGGTGCCATCGTCCTGATCGAACCGGAGGGTGACCCCGACGACGAGGACGCCGGAAGCGTGGCCACGCTCCAAGACCCGCAGGGCGGCGTGTTCAGCGTGTTGGAGGTCTAA
- a CDS encoding VOC family protein, with the protein MPEVESYKQGTPCWADLSASDIEAAKAFYSQLFGWELDAMPARPEMTYYMARLQGRYVAGMMQQMPDMAAAGMPSYWASYLAVDNADEAAAKVTEAGGTLVYPVDDVENGGGRRFFAADPTGAQVGFWQAGSHIGSGLVDEPGTMVWSELQTADVPRAVAFYEAVTGCTSQTGPAGELSEYTNFIVDGKPVAGAMKPPMEGGPPFWMTYFKVEDVEVAAARAAELGGQVHVPGFDVPGVGRLAVLADPNGAAFSIMAAESTAAQ; encoded by the coding sequence ATGCCAGAGGTTGAGAGCTACAAGCAGGGCACGCCGTGTTGGGCGGACCTCTCTGCGAGCGACATCGAGGCGGCCAAGGCGTTCTACTCGCAGCTGTTCGGCTGGGAGCTGGACGCCATGCCCGCGCGGCCGGAGATGACCTACTACATGGCAAGGCTGCAGGGCCGCTACGTAGCCGGGATGATGCAGCAGATGCCGGACATGGCAGCTGCCGGCATGCCCTCCTACTGGGCCAGCTACCTTGCCGTGGACAATGCCGATGAGGCCGCCGCGAAGGTCACCGAGGCAGGCGGAACGCTGGTGTATCCGGTTGATGACGTCGAGAACGGCGGCGGCCGGAGGTTCTTTGCGGCGGATCCCACAGGGGCCCAGGTCGGTTTCTGGCAGGCGGGGTCCCATATCGGGTCCGGACTGGTGGACGAACCCGGCACCATGGTCTGGAGTGAGCTGCAGACCGCCGACGTGCCCCGGGCCGTCGCGTTCTATGAGGCCGTGACCGGATGCACCTCGCAGACGGGGCCGGCGGGCGAGCTCAGCGAGTACACCAACTTCATCGTGGACGGAAAGCCCGTGGCGGGGGCCATGAAGCCGCCGATGGAAGGCGGGCCGCCGTTCTGGATGACCTATTTCAAGGTTGAGGATGTGGAGGTGGCCGCGGCACGTGCGGCCGAGCTCGGCGGGCAGGTCCACGTTCCCGGATTCGACGTCCCCGGCGTGGGCCGTCTGGCCGTGCTCGCGGACCCGAACGGGGCCGCCTTCAGCATCATGGCCGCCGAAAGCACGGCAGCCCAGTGA
- a CDS encoding alpha/beta fold hydrolase — protein sequence MASRVDINGHPTWVDDRGGQGEPLLLLHGGLGNSDDLLNSMGPGLSEHFRMVAFDRRGHGYTADTDADFHYTDMADETVAVLEKVVGGAAHLVGWSDGGIIALLVALRRPDLVRKLVVIGANYHFEGTVPMDMDPESPVAQELGNAYIERSPDGAAHLEAVMDKSFRMFRSEPTLTTADIARISMPVLVVAGDDDIVGLPHTVSLYEALPDGQLAVVPGASHGLPLEQPETVSRLILDFLAGSAPPRTLMPVRRARAAGL from the coding sequence ATGGCCAGCCGCGTGGACATTAACGGGCACCCGACCTGGGTGGATGACCGCGGCGGCCAGGGCGAGCCACTCCTGCTGTTGCACGGCGGCCTGGGCAACAGCGACGACCTGCTGAACAGCATGGGTCCGGGCTTGTCGGAGCATTTCCGTATGGTCGCCTTCGACCGGCGCGGCCACGGTTACACCGCGGACACCGACGCCGACTTCCACTACACGGATATGGCCGACGAGACGGTGGCGGTGCTTGAGAAAGTCGTGGGCGGCGCGGCCCACCTTGTGGGATGGAGCGACGGCGGCATCATTGCGCTGCTCGTGGCACTCCGCCGGCCGGACCTGGTCCGCAAGCTTGTGGTGATTGGCGCGAACTACCACTTCGAGGGCACCGTGCCCATGGACATGGACCCGGAGTCTCCCGTGGCACAAGAACTGGGGAACGCCTACATCGAGCGGTCTCCGGACGGGGCAGCCCATCTGGAAGCCGTCATGGACAAGAGTTTCAGGATGTTCCGGTCGGAGCCGACGCTTACAACAGCTGACATCGCCAGAATCAGCATGCCGGTTCTCGTTGTCGCGGGCGACGATGACATTGTGGGCCTGCCGCACACCGTGTCCCTCTACGAAGCCCTGCCCGATGGACAGTTGGCGGTGGTTCCCGGCGCCTCCCATGGGCTTCCCCTGGAACAGCCGGAAACCGTCAGCCGCCTCATCCTGGATTTCCTGGCCGGATCCGCGCCGCCCCGGACACTCATGCCGGTACGGCGCGCCCGGGCCGCTGGTTTGTGA
- a CDS encoding DUF3073 domain-containing protein gives MGRGRQKAKATKQARDIKYYSPNTDYSALQRELKSSEGRAPSRFTNEPVEPDYSAYVDKYADDLEEDDDEVDTRRIG, from the coding sequence ATGGGGCGCGGCCGTCAAAAGGCAAAAGCTACCAAGCAGGCTCGGGATATTAAGTACTATTCCCCGAACACTGACTACTCTGCGCTTCAGCGTGAGCTCAAGAGCTCTGAGGGTCGTGCACCGAGCCGTTTCACGAATGAGCCGGTTGAGCCGGACTATTCGGCTTATGTGGATAAGTACGCGGACGATTTGGAAGAAGACGACGACGAGGTTGACACCCGTCGAATCGGCTAG
- a CDS encoding septum formation family protein gives MNDENTPGTSAGNHGTSAGKGLPPVPPPPSRPPTSSLPVQPPAVTDDPTPSDNPSHDTPPAERKQTLLKAGLVVVGLVLIGFLIWWLTALLASSNEQANQGPAPAASGSSSPTAQATRSQLPQDGVGALDYQLGDCFENFDPEATESRVVACTTGHSAQLVAVHRYAESDSYPGIAALREKGREICQNAALTDAVANYVLLQRNAYPSDTSWAQGDRRVDCYVTADKGNIIMESLIP, from the coding sequence GTGAATGACGAGAACACACCAGGCACCAGTGCCGGAAATCACGGGACATCTGCGGGCAAGGGATTGCCTCCGGTCCCGCCTCCGCCCTCGCGGCCTCCCACCAGCAGCCTTCCCGTTCAGCCGCCGGCCGTTACGGACGATCCCACGCCCAGTGACAACCCGTCCCATGACACCCCGCCGGCCGAGCGAAAGCAGACCCTCCTGAAGGCCGGCTTGGTGGTAGTCGGGCTGGTTCTGATCGGGTTCCTCATCTGGTGGCTCACGGCCCTGCTCGCCAGCAGCAACGAACAGGCAAACCAGGGCCCCGCGCCGGCGGCGTCGGGGTCCTCGTCCCCGACCGCGCAGGCCACCCGAAGCCAGCTCCCGCAGGATGGGGTGGGCGCCCTGGACTACCAGCTGGGCGACTGCTTCGAGAACTTCGATCCCGAAGCCACGGAATCCCGCGTTGTGGCGTGTACCACCGGTCACTCGGCACAACTGGTGGCCGTGCACCGGTACGCGGAATCGGACTCCTACCCGGGCATCGCCGCGCTGCGCGAGAAGGGCCGCGAGATTTGCCAGAACGCCGCGCTGACAGACGCCGTGGCCAACTACGTCCTCCTTCAGCGCAATGCGTACCCCAGCGACACGAGCTGGGCACAGGGCGACCGTCGGGTGGACTGCTATGTCACAGCGGACAAGGGCAACATCATTATGGAATCCCTTATCCCGTAG